The following coding sequences are from one uncultured Bacteroides sp. window:
- a CDS encoding helix-turn-helix transcriptional regulator → MINDNILSIIDKTPDSLMLGIAQRVKQRRLEKGWTQKMLAAKAGVSLPSYRRFESSGEISLRSLVMLAFALDMTDEFETLFNSRTYQSLDELMRTEQPKQRKRGYKNE, encoded by the coding sequence ATGATAAATGATAATATTTTATCGATTATAGATAAGACGCCAGATTCGTTAATGTTGGGTATTGCTCAACGTGTTAAACAAAGACGATTGGAAAAAGGATGGACACAAAAGATGCTTGCTGCAAAGGCAGGAGTCTCACTGCCGTCCTATAGGCGTTTTGAATCATCGGGAGAGATATCATTGCGCTCATTGGTGATGCTTGCTTTTGCATTGGATATGACGGATGAGTTCGAAACTCTTTTCAATAGCAGGACTTATCAAAGTCTTGATGAACTAATGAGAACAGAGCAACCGAAACAAAGGAAGCGAGGATATAAAAATGAATAG